ACAGAATTCGACGCGGAGAACTTCACCGAAGTACGGCACGAGGTCGACGCCCACATCCGGCAATGCCAGATCCCCCCGGAGAAGGCCGCCGACTTTGTCGCCGCCGTCAACGAGGTCATGATCAACGCCGTACGCCACGGTGGCGGGCGGGGTGTGTTGCGCCTGTGGCGAGACGTCCACCTGCAGTGCGAGGTCCGGGACCACGGCCCGGGGTTCGTCGCCGAGCGGTACCTCAACCGTGACCGACGGCCCAACCCCAGCGCCGAGGGCGGGATGGGGTTGTGGATCGTCCAGCACACGACCGACCTGCTCTCCATCGTCAGCGGTGCAGCCGGCACCACGGTGGTCATCGGCGCCGCGCTTCCACCGCCGGCGCCGCCCGGCGAGACCCGCTAGCTCCGCCGGGAATCCTCGGCCGGGCGACGGCGGCGACACCATCACCGGCGGCACCTGCCTGATCGGCCTCGCTGATGGCACCGCCAACCGCGAGACGACCACACGCGCAACCGGGTCTCCTGTCGGCTCGGGTTTAAGGGCGGACGACTTCGGGCACTTTGCCCGGGCGTCGCCCGACCGCGCCGGGCGTCGCCCCTGCTGTCGAGAAACCTGGGAGCGATTCGATGTCGGAGGCGTCCGAGCCGCAACAGCAACCCCCCGGAGCCCTGGGGGCGATGCGTCAGCAGCCCGATCACGGCGAAAGTTCCTACCGGGGATCCGGTCGCCTGGAGGGCAAGAAGGCGGTGATCACCGGCGGCGACAGCGGCATCGGTCGGGCGGTGGCGATCGCGTACGCCCGTGAGGGTGCCGACGTACTGATCTCCTATCTGAACGAACACGACGACGCCAAGGACACGGCGAAACTGGTCGAGCAGGCGGGGCGCCGGGCGGTGCTGGTCGCGGGCGACGTGGGCAACGCCGCGCACTGTCGTACGGTGGTCGAACGGGCCGTGGAGGAGTTCGGACGGATCGACGTGCTCGTGAACAACGCCGCGTACCAGATGACCCACGAGACCGTCGAGGAGATCACCGACGACGAGTGGCAGCACACCTTCGATGTCAACATCACCGCCATGTTCCGGCTCGTCCAGGCGGCGTTACCGCATCTGGGCGAAGGCGCGTCGATCATCAACACCAGCTCGATCAACTCGGACCAGCCCCGTCCGACCCTGCTGCCCTACGCGACCACAAAAGGGGCGATCGCGAACTTCACCGCCGGGCTCGCCCAGATGCTCGGCGAGCGGGGCATCCGGGTCAACAGCGTCGCACCGGGCCCGATCTGGACCCCGCTGATCCCCTCCACCATGCCGCCTGAGCAGGTCGAAGGGTTCGGCAAGAACACCCCACTGGGTCGACCCGGCCAGCCGAAGGAGGTCGCTCCCGCCTACGTACTGCTCGCCTCCGACGAGGCCAGTTACATCTCCGGCGCGATACTCCCCGTCACCGGCGGTAAACCGATCCTCTAGCCCGTCGACCCGTCGGGCGAGCCGTCGCGGCCTCCCGGTTCTGCCGCCCCACCTCCGGCACCGCTGGCAACCGTCGCTGGAGGGCCGGAGTTTCTAGGCACGTGAAAGCT
The Micromonospora pisi DNA segment above includes these coding regions:
- a CDS encoding ATP-binding protein, with the protein product MSGHLPNQAPPAEVERLLFVTEFDAENFTEVRHEVDAHIRQCQIPPEKAADFVAAVNEVMINAVRHGGGRGVLRLWRDVHLQCEVRDHGPGFVAERYLNRDRRPNPSAEGGMGLWIVQHTTDLLSIVSGAAGTTVVIGAALPPPAPPGETR
- a CDS encoding SDR family oxidoreductase, whose amino-acid sequence is MSEASEPQQQPPGALGAMRQQPDHGESSYRGSGRLEGKKAVITGGDSGIGRAVAIAYAREGADVLISYLNEHDDAKDTAKLVEQAGRRAVLVAGDVGNAAHCRTVVERAVEEFGRIDVLVNNAAYQMTHETVEEITDDEWQHTFDVNITAMFRLVQAALPHLGEGASIINTSSINSDQPRPTLLPYATTKGAIANFTAGLAQMLGERGIRVNSVAPGPIWTPLIPSTMPPEQVEGFGKNTPLGRPGQPKEVAPAYVLLASDEASYISGAILPVTGGKPIL